A window from Manis javanica isolate MJ-LG chromosome 10, MJ_LKY, whole genome shotgun sequence encodes these proteins:
- the AVPR1A gene encoding vasopressin V1a receptor isoform X1 translates to MDRVRLSVGPRAGPEGNSSPWWPLTVSGVNTSREAEAPGEGGGPQEDVRNEGVAKLEIAVLTVTFVATVLGNSSVLLALHRTPRKTSRMHLFIRHLSLADLAVAFFQVLPQLCWDITYRFRGPDGLCRVVKHLQVFAMFVSAYMLVVMTVDRYIAVCHPLKTLQQPTRRSRLMIAAAWVLSFVLSVPQYLVFSMVEVNNVTKANDCWATFIQPWGPRAYVTWMTGSIFVAPMVILGTCYGFICYHIWRNVRRKTVSRQNEGADGAGDAFRKGILRAPCISSVKTVSRAKIRTVKMTFVIVTVYIVCWAPFSVIQMWSVWDENFNWVESESPATTITALLASLNSCCNPWIYMFFSGHLLQDCVQSFPCCQNTKQTFNQEDSDSLSRKQTSYTNNRSLTNSMGAWKDSPKSSKSIKFIPVST, encoded by the exons ATGGATCGCGTGCGTCTCTCCGTAGGACCCCGCGCGGGGCCGGAGGGCAACTCCAGCCCATGGTGGCCTCTGACCGTCAGCGGTGTCAACACCAGCCGGGAAGCGGAGGCGCCCGGGGAAGGCGGCGGCCCGCAGGAGGACGTGCGCAACGAAGGGGTGGCCAAACTAGAGATCGCCGTCCTGACCGTGACCTTCGTGGCGACAGTGCTGGGTAACAGCAGCGTGCTGCTGGCACTGCACCGCACGCCTCGCAAGACGTCGCGCATGCACCTCTTCATCCGCCACCTCAGCCTGGCCGACCTGGCCGTCGCTTTCTTCCAGGTACTGCCGCAGCTGTGCTGGGACATCACCTATCGTTTCCGCGGACCCGACGGGCTGTGCCGCGTCGTGAAGCACCTGCAGGTGTTCGCCATGTTCGTGTCGGCCTACATGCTGGTGGTCATGACCGTCGATCGCTACATCGCTGTGTGCCACCCGCTGAAGACCCTGCAGCAGCCGACGCGCCGTTCGCGCCTCATGATAGCTGCCGCCTGGGTGCTGAGCTTCGTGCTGAGCGTGCCGCAGTACCTGGTCTTCTCCATGGTGGAGGTGAACAACGTCACCAAAGCCAACGACTGCTGGGCCACCTTCATCCAGCCCTGGGGTCCCCGTGCCTACGTGACCTGGATGACCGGCAGCATTTTCGTGGCGCCCATGGTCATTCTGGGAACCTGCTACGGCTTCATCTGTTACCACATCTGGCGCAACGTCCGCAGAAAGACCGTGTCGCGCCAGAACGAGGGCGCCGACGGCGCGGGGGACGCCTTCCGCAAGGGCATCCTTCGTGCCCCGTGCATCAGCAGCGTGAAGACCGTTTCCCGGGCCAAGATCCGCACAGTGAAGATGACTTTCGTGATCGTGACGGTTTACATAGTTTGCTGGGCGCCCTTCTCCGTCATCCAGATGTGGTCTGTCTGGGATGAGAACTTCAACTGGGTCG AGTCAGAAAGCCCGGCAACTACCATCACTGCATTACTGGCTTCCCTGAATAGTTGCTGCAATCCCtggatatatatgttttttagtGGCCATCTCCTGCAAGACTGTGTCCAAAGCTTCCCATGCTGTCAAAACACGAAGCAAACATTCAACCAAGAAGATTCTGACAGCCTGAGCAGAAAACAGACTTCTTACACTAACAACCGCAGCCTGACAAACAGTATGGGTGCTTGGAAGGACTCGCCTAAATCTTCCAAGTCCATTAAATTCATTCCTGTTTCAACCTGA
- the AVPR1A gene encoding vasopressin V1a receptor isoform X2 encodes MDRVRLSVGPRAGPEGNSSPWWPLTVSGVNTSREAEAPGEGGGPQEDVRNEGVAKLEIAVLTVTFVATVLGNSSVLLALHRTPRKTSRMHLFIRHLSLADLAVAFFQVLPQLCWDITYRFRGPDGLCRVVKHLQVFAMFVSAYMLVVMTVDRYIAVCHPLKTLQQPTRRSRLMIAAAWVLSFVLSVPQYLVFSMVEVNNVTKANDCWATFIQPWGPRAYVTWMTGSIFVAPMVILGTCYGFICYHIWRNVRRKTVSRQNEGADGAGDAFRKGILRAPCISSVKTVSRAKIRTVKMTFVIVTVYIVCWAPFSVIQMWSVWDENFNWSQKARQLPSLHYWLP; translated from the exons ATGGATCGCGTGCGTCTCTCCGTAGGACCCCGCGCGGGGCCGGAGGGCAACTCCAGCCCATGGTGGCCTCTGACCGTCAGCGGTGTCAACACCAGCCGGGAAGCGGAGGCGCCCGGGGAAGGCGGCGGCCCGCAGGAGGACGTGCGCAACGAAGGGGTGGCCAAACTAGAGATCGCCGTCCTGACCGTGACCTTCGTGGCGACAGTGCTGGGTAACAGCAGCGTGCTGCTGGCACTGCACCGCACGCCTCGCAAGACGTCGCGCATGCACCTCTTCATCCGCCACCTCAGCCTGGCCGACCTGGCCGTCGCTTTCTTCCAGGTACTGCCGCAGCTGTGCTGGGACATCACCTATCGTTTCCGCGGACCCGACGGGCTGTGCCGCGTCGTGAAGCACCTGCAGGTGTTCGCCATGTTCGTGTCGGCCTACATGCTGGTGGTCATGACCGTCGATCGCTACATCGCTGTGTGCCACCCGCTGAAGACCCTGCAGCAGCCGACGCGCCGTTCGCGCCTCATGATAGCTGCCGCCTGGGTGCTGAGCTTCGTGCTGAGCGTGCCGCAGTACCTGGTCTTCTCCATGGTGGAGGTGAACAACGTCACCAAAGCCAACGACTGCTGGGCCACCTTCATCCAGCCCTGGGGTCCCCGTGCCTACGTGACCTGGATGACCGGCAGCATTTTCGTGGCGCCCATGGTCATTCTGGGAACCTGCTACGGCTTCATCTGTTACCACATCTGGCGCAACGTCCGCAGAAAGACCGTGTCGCGCCAGAACGAGGGCGCCGACGGCGCGGGGGACGCCTTCCGCAAGGGCATCCTTCGTGCCCCGTGCATCAGCAGCGTGAAGACCGTTTCCCGGGCCAAGATCCGCACAGTGAAGATGACTTTCGTGATCGTGACGGTTTACATAGTTTGCTGGGCGCCCTTCTCCGTCATCCAGATGTGGTCTGTCTGGGATGAGAACTTCAACTGG AGTCAGAAAGCCCGGCAACTACCATCACTGCATTACTGGCTTCCCTGA